One window of Rhizobium leguminosarum genomic DNA carries:
- a CDS encoding aromatic amino acid lyase produces MQHERPGIELSGQPLGFAEMVTIGAGTATISASATGMARIAIAREVVEEAIASGMPVYGSTTGVGAMKDVEWSADELDTFNLGLVRAHHFGTGTPFSCNVVRNAMAIRVNTALTGQVGCTPELIQAYIRMLEADLIPVVRRTGSIGCADIGLMGQIGAVLTGVGEAVYRGNRMQAAAAFRAAGLEPVRMAPRDSLASLSINAVSFAAAAETTRNAAASIRILLATAMMAAGALGVSRDPWKAVRHVGTAREALIGAWLCNASDDWNWPVATHVQDPLSLRMIAQVFGAVIENLLSTGHKILAATGRSDDNPVVVEGRVMTSGGSLPLDVTILLESAALCMAHAARNAFNRCVILGNGQRRDLPVNLVPPGRIATGFGPIIKLAGEIFSRVLSMSNPVSAQSLVVAAGLEDEAAFLPLVIERFDRQMRALKRLAALEALLSAQAIDILGDEPKGVAAMLYEVVRKHADFYTVDRPLSAEVEAIEEELGSDAFVSRLTEQVPIASFDDFFALGSLERIEERLTRHEAPAL; encoded by the coding sequence ATGCAGCACGAACGCCCTGGCATCGAACTTTCCGGACAGCCGCTCGGTTTTGCCGAGATGGTGACGATCGGTGCGGGCACGGCGACGATTTCGGCGTCGGCGACCGGCATGGCCCGCATCGCCATCGCCCGTGAGGTCGTCGAGGAGGCCATCGCCTCCGGCATGCCGGTCTACGGCTCGACGACCGGCGTCGGCGCCATGAAGGATGTGGAGTGGTCGGCCGACGAACTCGATACTTTCAACCTCGGCCTGGTGCGCGCCCATCATTTCGGCACGGGCACACCGTTTTCCTGCAATGTCGTGCGCAATGCCATGGCGATCCGCGTGAATACGGCGCTGACCGGCCAGGTCGGCTGCACGCCGGAGCTGATCCAGGCCTATATCAGGATGCTCGAGGCCGATCTCATCCCGGTCGTGCGCCGCACCGGCTCGATCGGCTGTGCCGATATCGGGCTGATGGGACAGATCGGCGCGGTGCTGACCGGGGTCGGCGAAGCCGTCTATCGCGGCAACCGGATGCAGGCGGCAGCGGCTTTCCGGGCGGCCGGGCTGGAGCCGGTGCGGATGGCGCCGCGCGACAGCCTCGCCTCGCTCAGCATCAATGCGGTGAGCTTTGCGGCGGCGGCGGAAACGACGCGCAATGCCGCCGCCTCGATCCGCATCCTCCTGGCAACGGCGATGATGGCAGCCGGCGCTCTCGGCGTGTCCCGCGATCCCTGGAAGGCGGTCCGCCATGTCGGCACGGCGCGCGAGGCGCTGATCGGCGCCTGGCTCTGCAACGCCTCCGACGATTGGAACTGGCCGGTTGCCACGCATGTCCAGGATCCGCTCAGCCTGCGGATGATCGCCCAGGTGTTCGGCGCGGTGATCGAAAACCTGCTGTCTACCGGCCACAAGATCCTTGCCGCCACCGGCCGCTCGGACGACAATCCAGTCGTGGTCGAAGGCCGGGTGATGACCTCGGGCGGTTCGCTGCCGCTCGATGTGACCATCCTGCTCGAATCGGCGGCCCTCTGCATGGCGCATGCGGCGCGCAATGCCTTCAACCGCTGCGTCATTCTCGGCAATGGCCAGCGGCGCGACCTGCCGGTCAATCTCGTGCCGCCGGGGCGGATCGCCACCGGTTTCGGGCCGATCATCAAGCTTGCCGGCGAGATTTTTTCGCGCGTGTTGTCGATGTCCAATCCTGTATCGGCGCAGTCGCTGGTGGTGGCGGCCGGGCTGGAGGATGAGGCAGCCTTCCTGCCGCTGGTCATCGAACGCTTCGACCGGCAGATGCGGGCGCTGAAGCGTCTCGCAGCGCTCGAGGCGCTGCTGTCTGCCCAGGCGATCGACATTCTCGGCGACGAACCGAAGGGCGTGGCCGCCATGCTCTATGAGGTGGTGCGCAAACATGCGGATTTCTATACGGTCGACCGCCCGCTTTCGGCCGAGGTGGAGGCGATCGAAGAGGAACTCGGCTCGGACGCCTTCGTCTCGAGGCTGACCGAGCAAGTGCCGATCGCATCCTTCGACGATTTCTTCGCGCTCGGCTCGCTGGAGCGCATCGAGGAGCGGCTGACACGCCACGAGGCGCCAGCACTCTGA